ACAGCAATAGTATGGCAGAAACGGACAAACAAAAACAAAGCCACAAGAGCTGGCTGGCCTGTCCGGATTGCGACACACTGCATCGCATGGCTCCGGTTCCACCGCCACATGATGGCAAATGCTGTTCATGCGGGCGAACTCTCTTTTCGCGAACGGTCAACTCGATTAATCGAACACTCGCCTTCTCCATCGCTGGCCTGGTCTTAATGATTCCAGCGAATGTTTATCCTATTGTAACATTTTCATCATATGGAGTTAAAAACAAAAACATTCTATACTCTGGCCCTGATTACCTATTCATCGAGGGCTTACCGGCAGTCGCCACACTGGTATTCTTAACCAGTATTCTTTTCCCGATACTTTTTCTCCTAGGACTCGCTTACGTTTCGCTCTGGTCAAAGTTAAGGCATTTCCCCAAAGACTACGCCCTGACCCTTCGCGCCACACAAGGCTTGTATCGCTGGGGCATGATCGACGTTTACCTATTGGGCTGCCTTGTCGCGTTTATTAAACTCAGCCAACTTGCCACAGTTGTGCCCGGAACCGGGCTTTATTGCCTTGCTGGCGTTCTGGTCTGTACGCTTTTAGCTGCGCTAAGTTTTGATCCCGATCTGCTTTGGCGAAGATATGGAGCCTGTACAAACAGTATCGGATTTCAATTTAACACCACGACTAAAGAAAGTAACGCATGAGCCGCAGACGGACTGCACAATCAGCAAATCTGGTCGCCTGTCGTTCATGCGGACAAATCAGCGATGGATGCAATCGCGCTGCAGAAGCCACGTTACGTTGTCCATTATGCCATTCTAAAATCAGCAGTCGCGAAGAGGGTATGATTTCAAAAACATGGGCACTCGTATTAACCGGCTTTATCCTCTACGTCCCAGCCAATCTTTTCCCGATCATGACGGTGGAAATTCTTGGTTCAGCGAAGAAAGAGACCATTCTTTCAGGCGTCATTGAGCTATTCAGCAGTGGAATGTGGGCAATCGGACTGCTTGTTTTTTGTGCGAGTATTACTGTCCCATTAGCCAAACTTGTCGGCCTCTCTTACCTGCTCATCAGCATTCAATTTGGGTGGGTATCACGAAAGGAAGATCGAACACGTCTCTACCGCTTGGTTGAGTTCATTGGACGATGGTCGATGCTCGATGTCTTTCTCCTCTCCATACTTGTTGCCGTGGTAAACCTCGGACAAGTCGCAACAATCAGTCCGGATATTGGAGCAGTGTTTTTCGCATTTGTCGTCATCATTACGATGTTCGCCGCACACATTTTTGATCCTCGCCTAATCTGGGATAATTCTGAAAGAAAAACGTCAACGCTATGAACCAAGAGAAAAGTCAATCATCGGAAGAATTTCCGGATGTCGTCATCGTGAAACACCACCGTTTCTCCATCGTTTGGGTTGTTCCCGTAATTGCGTTACTGGTTGCCGGCTGGCTGATCTACAACACCTACACAAAGAAGGGCAAAGACATTACCATCACGTTTAAGGATGGCTCCGGGCTCGTTGCTGGAAAAACAGAACTCCAATACCTCGGTGTCCAGGTCGGTATCGTCAATGAAGTCAACTTAAGTAATCTGACAGACGTTGTCGTCAAAGCACGGTTGGACAAAAGCGCATCGGAACTTGCCAGTGAAGGCACCGCCTTCTGGGTCGTTCGACCTGAAATCAGCCTGGCGGGCGTCCGAGGTTTGGACACATTACTTAGCGGCCCATACATCACGATGATTCCAGGCAAGAGCAAGACGCCGCAATACAACTTCACCGGACTTCCCGGCCAACCTGCTGCTGGTCCCAACGAACCCGGTCTAAATATCGTTTTACAAGCCGAGCAATTGGGGTCATTGAAGGATGGCGATCCCATATATTACCGGGAATTCAAAGTCGGTGAAATCGACCAGGTCAGTATCGCGAGTGACGCCAAAACCGTTCACGTCCATGCGCACATCATGCATGACTATGAGAATCTTATTCGCGAGAACACTAAATTCTGGAACGCCTCCGGTATCGGAATGAGCTTGGGGCTTTTTGGTGCGAAAATCAAAACCGAATCATTAGAGTCAATTCTATCAGGGGGCGTTTCATTTGCAACTCCGCCCAATGATGAAATGGGCAATAATGTCGTCGATGGTACTGTTTTTAAGCTCCATAATGATCCAGAGGATGAATGGTCCAAGTGGTCTCCCACAATTTCCCTTCCGGACACAGTGGAAGTATCGACACCTCAAGCCAATCAACCCACAAGCAAGTCAAACTCGGAAGATCCCAACAACAAAACTGTGGACCAGCCTGCTGGCGAAAAGGAAACAAAGCCTGAAGCAGAACCCAGCGTAAAACTAAAAGGACCACCTGCTCACCGTTAGACAATGGATAGATAAAAGGTGCGATATCCAGTTTACTAATCACACATAGCTGCTACCAATAATAAGAATATGCCAAAGAAAAAGAACACCGTATTTACTCCACCCAAATTCCTTACCGCCCTTCTTGAAGCACGCTCTCCTACCGGGTTCGAATTTGAAGCCCAGGCCGTTTTGGATGAGCACCTTAAACCAGCTGCGGATGAATATCAAAAAGATGC
The Rubellicoccus peritrichatus DNA segment above includes these coding regions:
- a CDS encoding paraquat-inducible protein A, coding for MAETDKQKQSHKSWLACPDCDTLHRMAPVPPPHDGKCCSCGRTLFSRTVNSINRTLAFSIAGLVLMIPANVYPIVTFSSYGVKNKNILYSGPDYLFIEGLPAVATLVFLTSILFPILFLLGLAYVSLWSKLRHFPKDYALTLRATQGLYRWGMIDVYLLGCLVAFIKLSQLATVVPGTGLYCLAGVLVCTLLAALSFDPDLLWRRYGACTNSIGFQFNTTTKESNA
- a CDS encoding paraquat-inducible protein A — its product is MSRRRTAQSANLVACRSCGQISDGCNRAAEATLRCPLCHSKISSREEGMISKTWALVLTGFILYVPANLFPIMTVEILGSAKKETILSGVIELFSSGMWAIGLLVFCASITVPLAKLVGLSYLLISIQFGWVSRKEDRTRLYRLVEFIGRWSMLDVFLLSILVAVVNLGQVATISPDIGAVFFAFVVIITMFAAHIFDPRLIWDNSERKTSTL
- a CDS encoding intermembrane transport protein PqiB: MNQEKSQSSEEFPDVVIVKHHRFSIVWVVPVIALLVAGWLIYNTYTKKGKDITITFKDGSGLVAGKTELQYLGVQVGIVNEVNLSNLTDVVVKARLDKSASELASEGTAFWVVRPEISLAGVRGLDTLLSGPYITMIPGKSKTPQYNFTGLPGQPAAGPNEPGLNIVLQAEQLGSLKDGDPIYYREFKVGEIDQVSIASDAKTVHVHAHIMHDYENLIRENTKFWNASGIGMSLGLFGAKIKTESLESILSGGVSFATPPNDEMGNNVVDGTVFKLHNDPEDEWSKWSPTISLPDTVEVSTPQANQPTSKSNSEDPNNKTVDQPAGEKETKPEAEPSVKLKGPPAHR